The Haloprofundus salinisoli region TCGGCAGTGATGGTGACGTTGTCGAGGTAGCCCTCGGCGCCGGCTTTGGCCCGTACGGTGACCTCCTGGCTGTTCCGGTCGAGGGAACCGACCCAAGCGAACCGATACGACTCGGAGGCGGCGAGGCGGTCGCAGACCAACTGCTCGATCTCGTCGCGGGTCGACTGCTGAACCAGCGCCTCGTTGATGTCGCGGACGACGGCGTTGAGGTGGTTCAGCGCCGCGAGCTGTTCGCGCTGGTGGGCCAACCGTCGCTCGCGGTTCTGTCGCTCGATCGCGTAGCGGAGCGACCGCTGTAGAAGCGCGCTCGTCAGTTCGTCCTTGACGAGGTACTCCTGTGCGCCCTGCTCGACCGCCTGCAGACCGACCGCCTCGTCCTTCAGTCCGGTCAGAACGACGATGGGCATGTGCGCCGTGTGTTCGAGCACCGTTTCGAGCGTTTCGAGCCCTTGGCTCTCCGGCAGACCGAGGTCCAGCAACACGACGTCGACGTCGCGGCTGTCCAGCAGTTCGAGTCCCGCCGTGAGGCAGTCCGCGCGTCGAAGCGACGGGACGCTATGCGCCTCGCTCGCGCCGTCCTGCGCCGCGGCGCCGATCGGCTCTCGGAGATACTCCTCGATGAGTCTCACGTCGCCCAGATTGTCCTCGATCAGGAGGATGTCGAGTTCGTCTCCGGACATCAGCGTTGATCACACGGAAGCCGGACGATCGAGAGCCAAAACGAGTTGAACGACCGTATCGTCTCGACGAACTCCACCGGGTTGACCGGTTTCGTCAGATACGCGTTCGCGTGCAACTCGTACGACTTCGCCACGTCGGACTCCGCGCCCGAACTCGTCAGGATGATGACCGGCACCTTCGCGAGGTCGGCGTCGCTGCGGATCTCTTCGAGCACCTCGTCGCCGTTCTTCCGCGGGAGGTTGAGGTCCAACAGGACGATGTCCGGACACGGTGCGTCGGCGTACTCGCCGCGTTTGAAGAGGAAGTCGAGCGCTTCGACCCCGTCGGTGACGACGTGGAGTTTGTTCTCTATCTGCCCCTCCTTGAACGCCTCCTCGGTGAGGCGGACGTCGCCCGGGTTGTCTTCGACGAGCAGAATTTCCGCCGGTCTCCCGGCGTCTGATGAGTCACTCATCGGGACTCTCCACCGCCTGCAGAGTAAACGAGAACGTCGACCCCTCGCCGGGTTCCGATTCCACCCAGATGTCGCCGCCGTGACGTTCGACGATGCGTTCGACCAACGCGAGGCCGATACCCGTCCCGTCGTGTCCGTTCTGGGTGTGGAGGCGCTGGAACACCTCGAAGATTCGGTAGGTGTCGTCGGGGTCCATGCCGATTCCTTTGTCACTGACCGAGATGGTCCACTCCCCCCCGTTTCGTTCCGCAGCGACGTTCACTCGTGGGCGTTTGTCCCCGCTGTATTTAATCGTGTTGTCCAGCAGATTCTGGAACACCTGACGCAACTGCCGCTCGTCGCCCTTGACGCGCGGGAGCGACTCCGCCTCGATCTCGGCGTCGCTCTCCTCGATTTTGATCGCGAGGTCGTCGCGGACATCCGCGAGAACCTCGTCGAGGTCGACCGGTTCGAGGGGGTCCTGCTGGGTGGTTATCCGCGAGTACTTCAGCAGGCCGTCGAGCATCTCGCGCATCCGGTCGGCGCCGTCGACGGCGAACTCGATGAACTCCCGTCCGTCCTCGTCGAAATCGTCGGCGTAGCGGCGGTCGATGAGTTGGAGGTACGACGAGATCATCCGCAGCGGCTCTTGCAGGTCGTGGGAGGCGACGTACGCGAACTGCTCCAGTCGCTCGTTGGAGGCTTCGAGCATCCGCTCGTACTCGCGACGCTGGGTGACGTCCTGGGCGACGACCATGCCCGCGAACACTTCGCCTTCGGCGTTTCTCACCGGGAGGGTGTGCGCCAGCAGGTAGCGGTCGTAGAACTCGACCTCGAAGGAGTGCTCCTCGCCGTCGAGCGCCGCCTGGAAGTGCGGTTCGACCTGGTCGACGAGTTCGTCGGGGTAGGTGTCGTAGACGCTGCTTCCGATTCGGTCCTCCGCGCTGAGACCGATTTCGTCCATGAGTTGTCCGCCCGCGGCGGTGTACTCCAGATTGCTGTCGAACAGACCCACCGATCCGCCGGGGAAGTGTTCGACGAGCGTCCGGTATCGGCGTTCGCTCTCTTCGACCCGTCGCTGGTTCTCCCGGCGCTCGGTGATGTCCGTTATCGTGACGACGCCGCGGGTCACCTCGCCGTCGGCGTCCCGAACCGGCATCCCCTGCGCGCTGATGATGCGACGTTCGCCGTCGGCGGCCTCGATTTCGTAGATGTTCGGGTCGGTCACCTCCTCGCCGTCGAGCACCCGCGACATCGCCCACTCGTCGGATTCGACCTCCTCGCCCGACTCCGCCCACACCGCCGGGAACCGCACGTACTCCTCGACGGATTCGGCGTCGAACACGTCGCCGCCCCAGATCTCCTTCGCCGTGTCGTTGGCTTCGACCAGTCGGCCGTCGGCCTCCGCGACGACGACGCCGACGGGGAGCACCTCGAACAGCGACTCCAGTTGGCTCTTGTTCCGCTGTAGTTCCAGTTCGGCGCGTTTGCGCTCCGTGATGTCGGTGAGCGCGCCGGGGAACGTGACGGGGTCGCCGTCCGCGTCGCACTCGACGTGTCCTCGCGCGACCACCCACTGGAGTTCGTCGTCGGCGTTCCGGACGCGGTACTCGGACTCGTACTCCCCGCACGATTCGACGACCTCCTCGATGTCGGCGACGACCCGGTCGCGGTCGTTCTCATGGATGGCCGAGATGAACCGGTCGAGTGACACGCCCTCGCGGGCCGCCTCCGGGTCGACCCCGAACGTCCGCGCGAACGACCGGCCGACGACCATCTCGTCGCGCCGGACGTCCCACTCCCACGTGCCGACCGCGCCGGCGTCGGTCGCCGCCTCCAGTTGGTCTTTCGCCTCGCGCAACTTCCGCTCCTGTGCTTGCTGTTCCGTGACGTCCTGAGCCATCGTCATCCCGGCGAACACTTCGCCTTCCTCGTCGACGATCGGCACCGCGTAGATGCTCCACTCTCGACCGACGTACGACACCTCGATCGACGCTTCCTTCCCGTCGAGCGCCTCTCGCATCGCCGGGCCGAGCACCTCGCCCACGTCGTCCCCCCACGTTTCGCTCGGCGCGTGGTCTTCGACGTCGGTCGGGGAGACCGGGAGGTAGTCGAAGGCTTGCCCAGCCGCGAGCGTGTAGCGGAGGTCGTCGTCGAACAGGGTGACGATGCCGTTCGGGAACGACTCCGCGAGCGTTCGGTAGCGTTGTTCGCTCTGTTCGAGTGCACGTTCGCGCTTCTTTCGGTCGGTGACATCGCGGAAGTAGACGGAGAGTCCCGTTTCCGAGGGGTACGCCCGCACTTCGAACCACGTATCGAGCGGGTCGGGGTAGTACTCCTCGAAAGAGACCGTCTCCTGTTCGTACATTGCCCGCTCGTACTTCGATTTGAACTTTCGACTGGTCGCCTC contains the following coding sequences:
- a CDS encoding response regulator yields the protein MSDSSDAGRPAEILLVEDNPGDVRLTEEAFKEGQIENKLHVVTDGVEALDFLFKRGEYADAPCPDIVLLDLNLPRKNGDEVLEEIRSDADLAKVPVIILTSSGAESDVAKSYELHANAYLTKPVNPVEFVETIRSFNSFWLSIVRLPCDQR
- a CDS encoding PAS domain-containing protein — protein: MDSCSSADGKLRSRIRQQEVVAELGQRALEADDLDALMCDATAAVAETLDCEFCEALELLPDGAELVLREGVGWRDELVGNTTVPADCASQAVYTLNTERPVVVDDLRSEERFSGPGLLTDHDVVSGISAIIGSVERPWGILGVHSTQRRELSEHDASFVQSVANILASAIENERTQHELDEIYGRISDAFFALDEEWRFTYLNERAHEVINPEGRTLVGEHVWTVFPEATSRKFKSKYERAMYEQETVSFEEYYPDPLDTWFEVRAYPSETGLSVYFRDVTDRKKRERALEQSEQRYRTLAESFPNGIVTLFDDDLRYTLAAGQAFDYLPVSPTDVEDHAPSETWGDDVGEVLGPAMREALDGKEASIEVSYVGREWSIYAVPIVDEEGEVFAGMTMAQDVTEQQAQERKLREAKDQLEAATDAGAVGTWEWDVRRDEMVVGRSFARTFGVDPEAAREGVSLDRFISAIHENDRDRVVADIEEVVESCGEYESEYRVRNADDELQWVVARGHVECDADGDPVTFPGALTDITERKRAELELQRNKSQLESLFEVLPVGVVVAEADGRLVEANDTAKEIWGGDVFDAESVEEYVRFPAVWAESGEEVESDEWAMSRVLDGEEVTDPNIYEIEAADGERRIISAQGMPVRDADGEVTRGVVTITDITERRENQRRVEESERRYRTLVEHFPGGSVGLFDSNLEYTAAGGQLMDEIGLSAEDRIGSSVYDTYPDELVDQVEPHFQAALDGEEHSFEVEFYDRYLLAHTLPVRNAEGEVFAGMVVAQDVTQRREYERMLEASNERLEQFAYVASHDLQEPLRMISSYLQLIDRRYADDFDEDGREFIEFAVDGADRMREMLDGLLKYSRITTQQDPLEPVDLDEVLADVRDDLAIKIEESDAEIEAESLPRVKGDERQLRQVFQNLLDNTIKYSGDKRPRVNVAAERNGGEWTISVSDKGIGMDPDDTYRIFEVFQRLHTQNGHDGTGIGLALVERIVERHGGDIWVESEPGEGSTFSFTLQAVESPDE